The genome window TACGTAAGCCAGTTCCGTCGGCAGGAAAGAGAAGTGTTGGAGATTATCATGAAGGTTGCGAGGGCGCTCTGATACGGCGTTTCGCATAGATAAGGGGAGAGGCTCCGTTATTGGTCACGCTAGTCCTAACTTGTGTAGCGTATTTCTgtgtaaatgaaatgagagTGCATGTGACTAACTCATTAAACAATATTCCCAGAAAATTGATCGCAACACGTGTCAATCGCCATTTTAAACAGTTGAAAGTAAGTCTGTCATGAGATAGATCAGATTTAAGCCATTTAATGATACCACTTGTTTTATAACAATGAATAATTTTTGAAGCTATGATTTAAAATAGGGTCCAGTATCTAttactagtttttttttttcttgtatatttttcaattaatagcagctttaattgcaaatacCTCAAATTGGCACGAATAAAGTTAACTCGTGTTGCTATCCAACTCTTCACTTTGCCCCCATTGTTGCAATTAtgttaacgggccgttaacgatcgccccgacactgtacatgcatgctaacctggaaacattgaactgcacattacttgaatatgagaccattctgaagcaaataattttcacacaatttgtactcttaaatgaatcccacgaggattggaacaatcatcccccggcattcccactgatcagttactatagccatcccctttaagtgtgAATTTTCACTATACTTTCAATTCTTTATTCCATGTTGAATCAAAAAATAATATTGTGTAATAACATTCCATTCTGatgggatgtgtgtgtgtgtgtgtgtgtgtgtgatgaattTAAGATAAAAGACAATGAGCATGACTTGGTTAGTATGCTGTTCGAGTGAATGAGATAgaaatgaacatgatgaaagaataaagaagaaaagaaagcaaagaagtAAGGTCTGTATTATACCtctctggatgaaaaaaaaaaaaaaaaaaccaacatagGCAATGTGCCTTTCGCATCGGAAAAAtactacacaaacaaacaaacaaacaaacatgaaattatCCTTTGTAAGCAGTTTATCTCAGGTCTTGAGATTGGTAAAGACTTTTAAAAGGATTCATTGAGGTGTCATCACGACGGACAATTAAATCTTTTATTCATCTCCCTCACATTTAGAATAagagaatgaaaacaaggatGAGTCGTCGCCGTTAGTCCCGTGTGCATACTTTCTTAAACATATTTGCCGAAAAGCTAATGTGAGATTTGGTCGAGTTATGCAATGAATTGGCACTTGCTGTTTTGTGAATTGCCATCTTTGTGTGTTCAGTGCAATCATTTTCTTGCTCGATATCAAGTCACCTGTCCTTGTAGGCCCTTGAATTGGCTTCCTCCACTGTTTCATTTGCTCCTTTAACTAAGAGTTACGTCACAGAATCTATAACCAGTGCGCATGTGCGAAAGACGAGGCGTAGGTGAATGAAGGTTTATATTCCGTCTGAACTTCATATCCATTGTCATCATTAAGCGTTTGCAGCGCAGCAGGGACAGACCTCGCGATAGTTCTTCACTCTCTCTTCCTTCCAGGGGCTCTAACAGTACATCAAAATGAGGGAAATTGTCCACGTTCAGGCCGGCCAGTGTGGCAATCAGATCGGAGCCAAGGTAAACATCAATAGATATTTGTTGCAGTTTTTTAATACTATCAGAGTATTTGAAGTAATAACTTCTACAAAGTCtgtcttattttctccttttATACTGTATCACACCTTTCCATCATCGGTGACCATTTAGAAAACTTTACAAACTTTTAAGGCATGGGTTAAGCCAACAGCCTTATTTCGTTACAATTGCTCTTAAAGTTGCTTCATAACAAGCTATAAATTTCCTTCTACTATAATCatagatttttttctctctctctctctcttcagacAGTTTTTAAGAAAGGGTAGTTTGGGACGAATTCAGCGGACCCGTTCGTCAAAGAATGTTAGCGGTAGCAGTCCATACTATCTTGTAAAATACAAATAGATCTTGTAGTTCCTGAAatacaaaagggaaatataatTCATTTTGTTCGTTTGCTGATTGTTAATATGTTTTGCTATACTATATCTTGTGATCTATCATGttcattttctgtttccatAAGCGTTATGAATATGTTTTTAGATAGAATGAGTCCAGTATTACAAACATTATCATTGTGACTACTCACACCACTCTGGAACTGTATTTCGAAtcaaagaccccccccccccaaaaaaaaaaaaaaacaaaaacaaaaacaacaacaacaacaacaacaacaaaacaaacacaacaacaaacaaacgaacaaaaaacaaacaaaaaaacaaaacaaaaacaaaacaaaaaacaaacaaacccaacatCAATTCCTATCGTGGAGGTATTGATGAAGTTTGCTCATTTTTAGAGTCATTACCACGCATTTGGCAAAACTTGTTTGGCTTGGTCGATAAACTCCCTTATACTTTTTCTACCATAATCCACAATGTTTCATATTCATCTTTCCCAAGTTTATTGCACTGTAAGTCATTAACATAACATGTCTGTGAAAAAGCTGAAAACTACGGGTCGTCGCAAACAGCTGTCATAAATCAGTGTGACTTAAATCAGAAATATCTACTTCAAAGACAAGTTATGTGTATTAAAAGTTCTGATAGTCAAACATTAtttcacagttttcaagcaagaAATAAAACTTCTAACGTTAATGTTTGACCATTGTTAGTTACTTCCAAGTACCCCATCAAGTTTTGAAACGATACACTTTGACACGTTTGATGGAGATTTAACTTTGGAAAGAATGTTCAAAGTCGGAAAATAACTAACACTggacaattctttttttttcattttcttgttctCTCATGTTCTCCAATGTATTATAGGAAATCTCACCTTATAATGAGGTTTGTGAGACATCGATCTCCTTGTCTgacaatcatacattttatggTTTTAGCCATATCTAAGCGAGAATAATACTGAGAACATGTTTCCATTCTTATGTGTGGCCAATTTAACAAAAAGATACTAGTAAACATACGCAGCAGAACAAGCGAATTCGGCAAATTCCGATACAGCAAAGCAATCGATTCTCAGTGTTACAAAGCCATATAGCAACACCTTCAACGGGGAAGCTGTGCCTTTCCGCATGCGCGAGGTGGGCGTGGCAACGTGACTCGCGTAAAAAGTTGTTCACTGCCAGACTCGTGACACCTTCTAATTTTTGTGAACCCATGTGTTCAGTGATTTTTCGggtttttgttatttgtttgcttgttcatttgttcgtttgtttgtttgtttgaggggATAGCAATTTAACATCACCCAATGGGAAGGACAGTATGATGGtgtacggattttttttttttttttttttgtcggttgCCTGTATCACAGTTTTCTCTTTCCAAATATCtaacaagaaaatgaagagtggTGTTAAATAAAACAATTGTGGGGATTCAAGTATCCATACGTTCATGATATTGGTGTTATGGTATGTGTTAGATCGTGGGAGGAAGAGACAAAGGGAAAATGCATGGACAGAAAGAGGAACAATTTGAGTTCCtcgtttgaaaaatgaaatcctGTGCAAATAggaactgtaaaaaaaaaaaaaaaaaaaaaaatccattatcAACCTGCTACTCAGGTTGACCGCCACAATCTCATCCTGTTAACCCATCGTGTCCTTCCTTTTATCTGCCCAGGGTTATCCGCCCTCTATATCCCCAAAGATTATACCTGCTGCGGCACATACCATATTTGGCGATGTTGTTTACCGGTTCACGTGTTTATCTCTCTAAAGGTATAATCATTTCTCTCACAATTGCGCTTAAAAAGCCATTAAgtcattattatcgttatctATCATCCTGCATTGCCTTGGTATTGCAATTTCCGTTGATTCTTATTCCCCTATCAATATCACATGACACTGGTATTTCAATGATGCGAAAGATGTTTGTCTGCTTAATTACCTTACCGAAAGGATCAACAAAAGATCACGCACGGCAAAGAGGTTTGATCTGAAGAGTACTTGAAGACTGATGAGCACACGTGTTTATTGAcacatgttttctttcttttaacatattatgaatggagaaatgtttaTTGGTATATACATgatttttctctgttttggtTGCATCATTGTTAAGAGTGACTGGGCATTCACATACGAAAGAAGGAAGGTGTATTTATACCAATGTGAGGGCACAGCAAATTGGTGGTGTTATGCCCGTCTTGGGCGTGACTTTAACGAATATCTATGATTTCACTATCTCTTTTGCCAACacaatacaagtacatgtaccaacaTCGGAGGAATTTTATAAAACTTAATAATCATATATCAATGGTAAAACGCTGTTGAAATGTGTGTCCGAATGTACCTGGTACACGGAAGACGAAAAGCGGACGGAACCAGAGTGGGAGTACAAATTGCAGATAAAATTATGCTGAATTAAGGAACGaagaagaaacacaaagaaatagATCGAGGAGAACAACAAATATTTTACAATTTGttgcatgatgatgatgatgataataataataataataatgataataataataataatataactaatgatgatgatgctgatgataacgataatacATGAATACCAGAAAATTTAAAAAGTGGTCTGAAATAGTCATTCTTCATGCTGGGCACAGTTTTCCTTAGTTAAAAacaccttccccccccccccaaaaaaaaaaaaaaaaaaatcagagcttGAAAGGGAAACTTGTTCCATTCTGAATCATCTGCAGATGGATGATTTTCATGTCCTCAAGTATCCTTTTCGCTGTTTCGCTGCTTGAGTGTTTTTATTGTCCATAAGGTTTTCTCCGAACGAAGCTGAACAAAATTGCAAGCAGGTGGTCTTCCAGTGTGGAAAACTACTTTACTGAATACACATGTCAGATTTTGATAAAGCTAACAATTATCCATCCACTGTTCTACATGGCTTGTTagttctgggaggtgatttccGACGAGCATGGCATCGATCCGACTGGAACTTACCGTGGAGAATCCGACCTCCAGATAGATCGAATCAACGTCTACTACAATGAGGCCTCCGGAGGCAAGTACGTCCCTCGGGCGGTACTCGTCGACCTCGAGCCCGGCACCATGGATGCGGTTCGATCTGGACCCTTCGGCCAGATCTTCAGACCGGACAACTTCGTCTTCGGCCAGAGTGGGGCAGGCAACAACTGGGCCAAGGGTCACTACACGGAGGGAGCCGAGCTCGTCGACTCCGTGCTCGATGTCGTCAGGAAGGAATCGGAGGGTTGTGATTGTCTTCAGGTATGTTTCCATATTTGTGATTTCTTTTGAACTCTCAAGGACTTACAGACAAACCAATGATACGCTTTAGGCATTCCAAATGGCGCAATGTACCCAAAATCTTATATTCTGGAGTGCCTCATAAGATGATACCAAAGCCGCATCAATCATTTCACCATGTTGATACTGTACGTTGAATGAGAGCACATCACTTCTAAGCAtaaatttttctttgtttttcatggtCCAGGGATTTCAACTGACGCACTCTCTAGGAGGTGGTACTGGTTCCGGCATGGGCACATTGCTAATCAGCAAGATCAGGGAGGAATACCCAGATCGCATCATGACCACGTTCAGCGTGGTTCCCTCACCGAAGGTTTCAGACACTGTTGTGGAACCTTACAATGCAACCCTGTCCGTCCATCAACTGGTAGAGAACACAGACGAAACATTCTGTATCGACAACGAAGCCCTCTACGACATCTGCTTCAGGACCCTCAAGCTCACCACACCAACCTACGGTGACTTGAATCATCTGGTGTCTGCTACCATGAGTGGTGTTACCACCTGCCTCAGGTTCCCTGGTCAGCTCAACGCCGATCTCCGCAAGCTGGCAGTCAACATGGTTCCTTTCCCTCGTCTCCATTTCTTCATCCCAGGCTTCGCTCCTCTAACCAGCCGTGGAAGCCAACAGTACCGCGCCACGACCGTTTCGGAGCTGACGCAGCAGATGTTCGACGCCAAGAACATGATGGCAGCCTGCGATCCTCGCCACGGCCGCTACCTCACCGTTGCTGCCATGTTCCGTGGTCGTATGTCCATGAAGGAGGTTGACGAGCAGATGCTGAATGTCCAGAACAAGAACAGCAGCTACTTTGTCGAGTGGATCCCCAGTAACGTCAAGACCGCCGTCTGTGACATCCCACCACGGGGTCTCAAGATGGCTGCCACCTTCATTGGCAACAGCACGTCGATCCAGGAGCTCTTCAAGCGAGTCTCGGAGCAGTTCACCGCCATGTTCCGGCGAAAGGCTTTCCTCCACTGGTACACCGGAGAGGGCATGGACGAGATGGAATTCACTGAGGCTGAGAGTAACTTGAACGACTTGGTGTCCGAGTACCAGCAGTACCAGGATGCCACCGCCGAGGATGATGGAGATTTcgatgaggaggaggaagaggaggaagaggccTAAACTGATGCTTaacttttcttttcctgttaATACAATTCGTAAATCATGCAAATAATTTCACACCACAGGACTTAAAAGCTCAAAAACGTTTGGCTCCCGATGACAGAGACAGCCTTTTGTCAAACATCAAAATTTAGGTTTATGTTCCACCAGAGAGCAATAATCGTGAGGTGTTATTAAAAACTACTTTTTCACTGTTGAGATCTGTAAGAGAAGAGGTGAAAGCGCAATTTACTGAGTGGTAGGCGGCACTCGTTCCCGTCTTCACCTCTTAACTCGCCGTTGGTCTCGAAATGTGACGCGCGGTGTggaagaaaacagaaacaaaaaataagccACGATGTCTGCTTCAAATCTGACGGAGATGAAATACACGTCTACAAATCGACCACACAGCCTAGTCATCACTTGCCGATTCCACTATCATAACATGTTGGTAGAaattatcgaaaaaaaaagtgatgcaGCTGAACCCTAGAATGTCGATATTGCCCACAGGACATTTTCGTTTGAACCTTGGTATGGAAATAAAAATAGTTCACGGGCTTTCAAAAGTTTTCGCTGGGTTCCATTTACGAATCTGGGAAACCGTTCTCGGAAGTAGCAGTAAGAACGAAATCTTTATTGTCTTTCACAGAGTTAAAACGctaaaatgtgatgaaatcaaatcacatcCCTTTCAGGTAGTTCTTCGAAAGGTTCTTCTCCATAAAGAATGTAATTATTGTGAATTCTGATTAAAACAAACAGTGattaacataattattgtcTCCTTATATCATTCTGGGTGCTCCACGTGTCGTCGCACAATGCCTTCTGCTAGATGCTATACTGTGGGCATGACTTTAGAAGGCGGTATTAAAGAGACATACTAGCAGTCTTCTCATACGGGGCATCTTTTCCTCTGCACCATTGATTTGAATATCATCTTGTTTAACAAAATCTTGCGTATCGATCCTGAAGATACTGAAACGCGTGACgctgaacacttttttttttttctggcaacaAATACGCCCTTTATGTCTAATTCGAAGTAAGAATCGAATAAATAGTAAGTGGGGATTTACGACTTAAACACAGTGTGTTGTTCAAAAAACTGTATCTTAATTCGAAAATCGCAGGACAAAGCCACGTCCAACTTGAAAAGATAGGTGCTAACTATTCGCATGTGGACGGACACGTTTACTTTGTGAAAACTTCAGAGTTGAATGCCCGTCAGTGTCATTCTCAGGAATCTCAATCTCaatttccctctctctctctctctctctcttcaaacCAAAAatagggtgggggtgggggagagtgCGACTACAGTCCCTCCCCCGTCCCTCATCCTCCGCGGATCCGCGTAATCTCTACCTATAAAGGAACAGCAAAAGAATAGTGTCAAATGGATAGTCTCAGAGTGGGTGATTTCTGAGTAGATAATAATGTGTGATGGTGTATGTTAGTGAATGTGCATATTGGCATATAACAGAATTTACAGAAGggtattattgtgtgtgtgtgtgtgtgtgtgtgtatgtgtgtgtttgcattgcGTTTGGctgttttgtatgtatgtatgtgtgtgtgtacgtatctGTATAAACACTCTTTTTCATGTAAGCATTATGTGATCAAGCAGTAGGAGTAAGTGGAATACAGTGTGATAGCTGCCATTGTCGGGTATATTAGTTTCTCTGGGAATgtgatttattttgatattatcGTACGAAGTTCGAATGAAgaatacattcttttttttttttaatggcgtATTTAGGATGCgtcattttctctctccctaaCCATGCTTACTTACTAATTTACAGGCACATACGGGAAATTAACTTCTTATGAAGCCTTCTCTtaggtgtttcatatttttaatcAGCTTGGTTAAACTCGTCGAAGCGTTTGAAATCATCCGAAAAGAGAATATCTAACGGAGTACAAAACATCAAACAGTGTAAAAGGTGgttagttttgtttttcccaGGGTTACGTCCGGTCttcgaaatacatgtagatcgTCAACAATGGAATACCTGGCTTACCTGCATGTTACAGGTGTCCTGGTATGTTGTGCACGTTGGATTGAAAGAGAATGAAGTTAGCCAAATCGTCAACAATGGAACAGTACCTGGCTTCCGTACTTATTACAAGTGTCCCGGAATGTGGTCAACGTTGGGTTGAAAAACGGGGAAAGTGTTAAGTTATTATGGAGACGAATCCACAAAAATACAAcagtaacaaacaaaccatcTTCACaaccatgtttgttttgttgccAGGCATTAAGAGTGGTTGGACCAGTCACACTTCGAAGCTTGACTCGTCATTGAGACTCTCACAGAAGTGCGCAGAAAAGAGGATTTTGGGGATTACGTCCATCTGTTTAGGGATCGTCCTCTAAAATCTTTTTCCTGTTGCTCTCTTGGAAGTCATTGGTGTATTTCTTTCCCTGCTCCCTCCTCCGAAAATCGAGAATGATAACAcagtcttgttttgttttgttttttcgcaACTCGCGGATCAGGACTACATCCTTGGCACACAGATtgtcaaaggagaaaaaaaaaattatacctTGTATCTTCGCATAcatcaaatttgcaaaatctgTTCAATCATCGTAATTCAAATGAGCTGGCTGCATGCCTATGCAACGCATTTCCGAATCTGATTAAAAAGGACTTCACTGATTTGTCACTGCCATCCTTATGGATTAGACAAACCGACATAAATCTTCAGTATAAAGAGAGGAGCAATAAATTTATCTGGTACAAAGTGAGACAATCTACTTATCATAAACCGTTTCTGgaatattcatatatttgtcAAACTTTGCTCAGAAAAGATTGCCATCATAGCTATAAAGATTGCTGGAGCATTGCCTTTACCTAGCAGCAACTGATGAAAACTGAGTGAATTCCTCCTTATGAACTTAAACGGAGGGAGTAGGTGTATAAAATGCTTCGCCCCTATAAGCTGCAGGAAAACTATCATCCATGAATTTTAATACATTACAGAAGCGGACCATTCTACAAGATCTTACACGCTGCGCATACATTGCATGTAGAACTTTTGAGAAAATCCCTGACGGAGCTATGTCATTGCCAGACGTTGTTACGTACCATGACTGGTGCGCGAGGCGTCATGCAATTATAAGCGGTGCGCATTGCAAGTTTGAATCCAGTTTTCGTCGAGCACCGGTATTGGAGCAGTGGACGCGTAGTCTGCAAAAAAGCAAGAGACTCCATTTTTGTACTCGTCTCATCTTTTTTGAAAAAGCAAAACATCGACAGAAAATGAGGGAAATCGTCCATGTCCAGGCTGGTCAGTGTGGTAACCAGATTGGAGCCAAGGTAATGTGCTTGCTCTCTTTTATCAACACCTTCACTTCTAATcatgttttcacattttgacaaTTGAAAACATTGCGTCAACCTCATAAATTTACATTAGATTTAGAAGAAAGTAATAATAGGTTTATCATTTTTTGATAGAAGTGTCATTTCAATTAAGTCCACTTTGAAACTTCCAAGTTAAGAGGGCGGCACCAAATGACATGGTGTCCATAATTTAAATTGGAGCGACAGGGTAAGCGTTTGTTCCGACATGTATTTAAAGCGTTAATTGCTATCAGTGAAGTGCATGGAAGACCAAAGTCTAGAGCTAAGGCGCCGAAATTAAAGGGATAAATTAGTGAACACGTGCCATATTGAGCCAAGACTGCGTTATTCTCAGACTATTGGCATTGCTGGGCACAGTGTATTCCAACCTATGTTGCTCTTAAGCCCTTGCCCCTCTCTAAAGCCTTCCACGTGGACGCCACAAATCTACGTGCGCGGGGCGAACCGAGACGCCACGCCCGGGCGCCACGGTGGAACATCTGGACGTGTTGATTTAAGTATGACTGTTCAAAAATCAATATCACAGCAGGGCATGTTATTAGTGTCGCGGAGTAGCCAtattcacaggtgttctgtcgTTGATAGACCAGGAAATTGCGTACATGATTGACATTGTgtgatataaatacatgtaacacATTGATACTCTACCGTTAATCAAACCTGTAGTGTAGAAGGAGTGGTAGgggccttgggggggggggggtgccattCGTGACAAAGTAATGTTAACTGGCTACTGTATTTTCCTGCAGacatttgagaagaaaaaaaaatgcttgaaatggggggggggggggcgggggtacAAGTGCACCATTCaaggagaaagaagaacaaGATCTAGAGTGATGTTGTGCATGGGAAAGGTAAGAGTTGAATCAACGGTCAGGGGAAAGGGCTTGGGGAGAAATGAAGTTGTAGAACACGAATTTGTTGCCTGTCTAAGTGGAAGATGAATGAacgaatgggggggggggggtggcaaagGCTCATACGCAATCTccatgaagaaagaaaatgtgtgaTACTAATGTGCATGGGTTAGAATTGAAGCGTTGACATTCCCGATAGGGAAAAAGTTTGGTGCAAGGATTCAGTTAAAGAACACTTGTGTTTAAGACAATCCTGGGCGGGAAATGCATATGCAGACctgagggggtgggggggggggggctattggAAGAAGGAAGGGGAACAAAatgatgagggggggggggtggcgacCTGCGAATCTTTCAAGATTTGCATGACTAGCTATAATGGCAGTTTTCTCAACATGATTGGGCACAACATTTAGCTCCAAAGAACTAGGGGAGGTGAGGGTATAGCGGAGGGGAACAAGCAAACGCCAACAGAAGCAACCAGACCGGGAACATTATTGAGGCACTTTTTCTCGCACGAATTGAGCTTGTGATAAATTGAATGCATGCCTCGGCAGAGCTCGACAAGTCTTCAGCCTCATTGCACTGTCTTTAAGTAAGTAGGGCCTAGCTGCATTCTAAAGTGGGTACAAAGACCAGGGACATACCCCTCAGTCCacgctcagttttttttttcacctctcAAACAAAGTGAAGAATGTGTACAAACATATCTTTTGTATACCAAAAACGTTTGTGTACTCCAGCTCGAACTGCGTGAGAATAAACAGAGCTTGACACAATAATTTGAAAGCCGCTTGGAAATCTTGAACAGGGGTCGCATTACAAAGCTATGCAAATCATGAAGAACCGAAGGCATTCCGACTCGAAATAAATTTTCCGTACGCTTCCACGTGGCAGAAATTACATCAATCGGAATAGGATGCATATGTTAATAGCCCGCGTTACATGCTTCAATTGTCGctgcggtgtgtgtgtgtgtgtgtgtgtgtgtgtgtgtttgcctgctgtgtatgtgtgtgtgtatgggggtggGGGCGTTTTTATGATAGCCGTTTCGTCAATGcccatgtattttcttttgtcttttttttttaattcagctCTCCTATGAAATACAATCCAGTATTTCAACTCTGTTTGCATGCAAGTTTTTAATGACTGTCTGATTGTGACAAGCTTTATAGGCCGACTTTCTGGTTAAAGAACCtccttttttttgtatgaaagtattcataaaatttgaaatgggGATTATTCAGCCAATgcaagacacacatacacacattagaTTCTCCAGagtgtgaagggggggggggggcatttgaTCAAGGGTTTTGTCGGTGATCTCCGCCaataaatttgctctcagcaGATTAGATGCGATGAATTCGGGAGCTTAAAACAGTTATCTGTGACTAACGAGTTTCATGAAGAAAGCTTGTGAAAGATGATAGATTGAAATCTTATGTATTCATGATTTAGCTTGTAATTCGGAAGGCAAAAAATCGAATTCCTTATTCCACCGAATTATTGTTTGTCAGTGGGGCGCAATTAACTGTTTATATCGAACTATTATTGCAGCTGATGCCTATATGAGAATACACAAGTGAAACCATGAGATAATTGTCTTGTACTGAGCTGACATTAATAAAGCATAGTTCGGCAGTGTCTTGCAGAAtaaataggcgttttcacatcagcccgatgtttcgaaatagtgcgctattttctgacttgggaaattaaccagatcacgaaatagcgcgctatttgataatgtgaacgcaaattagcgcgctaactGTATCGCTCtaatcgagaaaatttctcgagtccaacttgggaaatttctgaaatagcgggataacaATGCGAACTATCGTGcgatttgataatgtgaaatcgcctcaagaaattagcgcgatgcatcccatcatgcctagcgtgtgtgacccaaAAGCGTGCGCTGTACTGTTATACCCGACACTGTTTGCGCatgctcagctgtcgaattagctcgaaaaaattTCGGACTAAATTCTCTTcgagctgatgtgaataggaaatgaaatagcgcgcttatttgcgatcgcgaaaaatatatcgagcttggatttttatcgggatgatgtgaaaacgcctaataaGGCAACATTCCTGTCATTGTCAAAGTTATAATTGATACGACCCTTTCTTACACTTTCACTTCTTTAATGCGCAAGGGGACTTCCTTCATGATAGCTATGATAGCTATGATATGCGCTATAAATTAACAGTTAATTATTCCCATTACCATCACCAGCATCGCATTGATAGTGGTAGTAGTCTTTCAAGAGAAATTTTCAGCATAAATTTGGCTACATTAGCAAATCGGCctccttaacccattgagggcgagtcccgagtatactcaggcaaatgtctatgggaaatgcgtgttgtagcaaaatcagtccgtcctcgacgggttaaaGACTAGCCGTAAGTTTCGTCCACGCGGAACTCCAGTAGCGGAGAGGAGTAGCATGCACTGTGGGGTAAAACGCGATGTAAGGAGAGAAGGTAATGTGGGGTGTAGGACCTGCAAGGAGTTCCTGTTGACGTCGGTGACACCAGTCGAGTCGCGTGGAGGACAGATTGTGACTTCCTTTCCCACGTTCTGTGGCATAAACCCATCAGCAAGATGATTAATGAACTCGTTATTCTGGTATCAATATAATTACGTCATAAATGGT of Diadema setosum chromosome 15, eeDiaSeto1, whole genome shotgun sequence contains these proteins:
- the LOC140238863 gene encoding tubulin beta chain-like, with the translated sequence MREIVHVQAGQCGNQIGAKFWEVISDEHGIDPTGTYRGESDLQIDRINVYYNEASGGKYVPRAVLVDLEPGTMDAVRSGPFGQIFRPDNFVFGQSGAGNNWAKGHYTEGAELVDSVLDVVRKESEGCDCLQGFQLTHSLGGGTGSGMGTLLISKIREEYPDRIMTTFSVVPSPKVSDTVVEPYNATLSVHQLVENTDETFCIDNEALYDICFRTLKLTTPTYGDLNHLVSATMSGVTTCLRFPGQLNADLRKLAVNMVPFPRLHFFIPGFAPLTSRGSQQYRATTVSELTQQMFDAKNMMAACDPRHGRYLTVAAMFRGRMSMKEVDEQMLNVQNKNSSYFVEWIPSNVKTAVCDIPPRGLKMAATFIGNSTSIQELFKRVSEQFTAMFRRKAFLHWYTGEGMDEMEFTEAESNLNDLVSEYQQYQDATAEDDGDFDEEEEEEEEA